Proteins found in one Amycolatopsis umgeniensis genomic segment:
- the gabT gene encoding 4-aminobutyrate--2-oxoglutarate transaminase yields the protein MTATTETQRRLRTEIPGPASRALQERRAGVVAAGVSSVLPVYITSAEGGLLTDADGNVLIDFGSGIAVTNVGHAAPAVVNRVREQVGLFTHTCFMVTPYEGYVEVCEALDKLTPGTHEKRSVLFNSGAEAVENAVKIARAATGRQAVVVFDHAYHGRTNLTMALTAKSIPYKHGFGPFAPEVYRVPGSYPYRDGLSGPEAARIAIDRIEKQIGGDQVAAVVLEPVQGEGGFIEPAAGFLPALSRWCTENGVVFVADEVQTGFCRTGEWFASTHEEVVPDLIATAKGIAGGLPLAAVTGRAELLDAVPPGGLGGTYGGNPIACAAALGSIEVMRQENLAASAKRIENTVLPRLRALAEETGVIGDVRGRGAMLAAEFVKPGTTEPDADLTKRIAQACHQAGVVVLTCGTYGNVVRLLPPLSLSTELLDEGLSVLEHAVRTEAVK from the coding sequence GTGACCGCCACCACCGAAACACAGCGCAGGCTGCGCACCGAGATCCCCGGCCCCGCCTCGCGAGCGCTGCAGGAACGTCGCGCCGGCGTCGTCGCCGCGGGCGTGAGTTCGGTGCTGCCCGTCTACATCACCTCGGCCGAGGGCGGCCTGCTCACCGACGCCGACGGCAACGTCCTGATCGACTTCGGTTCCGGCATCGCGGTGACGAACGTCGGCCACGCCGCCCCCGCCGTCGTGAACCGCGTCCGCGAGCAGGTGGGCCTGTTCACGCACACGTGTTTCATGGTCACGCCGTACGAGGGGTACGTCGAGGTGTGCGAAGCCCTCGACAAGCTGACGCCGGGAACCCACGAGAAGCGTTCGGTGCTGTTCAACTCCGGCGCCGAGGCCGTCGAGAACGCGGTGAAGATCGCCCGCGCCGCGACCGGCCGCCAGGCGGTCGTCGTGTTCGACCACGCCTACCACGGCCGCACCAACCTGACGATGGCGCTGACCGCGAAGTCCATCCCCTACAAGCACGGTTTCGGCCCGTTCGCGCCCGAGGTCTACCGGGTGCCGGGGTCGTACCCGTACCGCGACGGCCTGTCCGGCCCCGAAGCGGCGCGGATCGCCATCGATCGCATCGAGAAGCAGATCGGCGGCGACCAGGTCGCGGCCGTCGTGCTGGAGCCGGTGCAGGGTGAGGGCGGGTTCATCGAGCCCGCGGCCGGTTTCCTGCCCGCGCTTTCCCGCTGGTGCACCGAGAACGGCGTCGTGTTCGTCGCCGACGAGGTGCAGACCGGCTTCTGCCGCACCGGCGAGTGGTTCGCGTCCACGCACGAGGAGGTCGTGCCGGATCTGATCGCCACCGCCAAGGGCATCGCGGGCGGACTGCCCCTGGCAGCCGTCACCGGCCGCGCGGAACTGCTCGACGCCGTCCCGCCCGGCGGACTCGGCGGAACCTACGGCGGTAACCCGATCGCGTGTGCCGCGGCGCTCGGCTCGATCGAGGTCATGCGGCAGGAGAACCTCGCGGCGTCGGCGAAGCGCATCGAGAACACGGTGTTGCCGCGGCTGCGGGCACTGGCCGAGGAGACCGGCGTGATCGGCGACGTCCGCGGCCGCGGCGCGATGCTGGCCGCCGAGTTCGTGAAGCCGGGCACCACCGAACCCGACGCCGACCTCACCAAGCGGATCGCGCAGGCGTGCCACCAGGCCGGCGTCGTCGTGCTCACCTGCGGCACCTACGGGAACGTCGTCCGACTGCTGCCGCCGCTTTCCCTGTCCACCGAACTGCTCGACGAGGGCCTCTCGGTCCTGGAGCACGCTGTCCGTACGGAGGCCGTCAAGTGA
- a CDS encoding PucR family transcriptional regulator: protein MALTLRALAAERPLGLRVRAAEAGLDRPIGWVHPTELTDPQAFLEGGELLLTTGLSLDESTAPEYVRRLVDAGVAGLGFGVGLSHESVPQSLVDTAEEVGLPVFEVPRKTPFIAITRAVSRAVAADEYASLVRTGKGQQELTRTAVGKGGPGGVVRKLAKLVDGWVLLLDSAGRVTEAAPASARDSLDYVREDLARLRAGTLVTTVGEDEVVLQTLDTRARGVLVVGTRGPLDAAGQHIVNTAVSLLSLALEQNREHVVALRQLRSGLCELLAEGHAELATRTMKTLWGGVPEPPWPVLAVTGPAVARRSLADALDAEVPGEKVFFGESGAFLVALGDVEAAARLASRIGGLHAGLSDPVSTVDFPAGLRQATQAAEAAKAERASLVRFAEHAGRGFLELVDSQAAQAFSDSLLAPLRHHDETGRGELVASLTCWLEHHGHWDLASARLGVHRHTLRNRVRKVAELTGRDLDSPGVRAEFWLALQVAGR, encoded by the coding sequence ATGGCACTGACGCTCCGCGCCCTCGCGGCCGAACGCCCGCTCGGCCTGCGCGTGCGTGCGGCCGAGGCCGGGCTCGACCGGCCGATCGGCTGGGTCCACCCCACCGAACTGACCGATCCGCAGGCCTTCCTCGAAGGCGGCGAACTGCTGCTGACCACGGGCCTCTCGCTCGACGAGAGCACGGCGCCGGAGTACGTCCGGCGACTTGTCGACGCGGGTGTCGCCGGGCTCGGTTTCGGTGTCGGCCTCAGTCACGAGAGTGTCCCTCAGTCCCTTGTGGACACCGCCGAAGAGGTCGGGCTCCCGGTTTTCGAAGTGCCGAGGAAGACGCCGTTCATCGCGATCACGCGCGCCGTCTCCCGGGCTGTCGCGGCCGACGAGTACGCCTCGCTCGTACGCACCGGCAAGGGGCAGCAGGAACTCACCAGGACCGCCGTCGGCAAGGGTGGTCCCGGTGGGGTCGTCCGCAAACTGGCGAAGCTGGTCGACGGCTGGGTGCTCCTGCTCGATTCGGCGGGCCGGGTCACCGAAGCGGCACCCGCCTCCGCTCGTGACTCCCTCGATTACGTGCGAGAAGACCTCGCGCGCCTGCGTGCGGGCACGCTCGTGACGACGGTGGGGGAGGACGAGGTGGTGCTGCAGACACTCGACACCCGGGCGCGTGGCGTGCTCGTCGTCGGGACCCGTGGGCCACTCGACGCCGCGGGGCAGCACATCGTCAACACCGCCGTGTCGTTGCTTTCCCTCGCGCTGGAACAGAATCGGGAACACGTCGTCGCGCTCCGGCAGCTGAGGTCGGGGCTGTGCGAACTGCTCGCCGAGGGACACGCCGAACTCGCCACCCGGACGATGAAGACGCTCTGGGGCGGGGTCCCGGAACCACCGTGGCCGGTCCTCGCCGTCACCGGTCCGGCCGTCGCCCGCCGGTCGCTCGCGGACGCGCTCGACGCCGAAGTCCCCGGTGAAAAGGTCTTCTTCGGTGAATCCGGGGCTTTTCTGGTCGCGCTCGGCGACGTGGAGGCGGCCGCCCGGCTGGCTTCCCGGATCGGCGGGCTGCACGCCGGGCTCTCCGATCCGGTGTCCACAGTGGATTTCCCGGCCGGGCTCCGTCAGGCCACGCAGGCGGCGGAAGCGGCGAAGGCCGAGCGGGCGTCGCTGGTCCGGTTCGCCGAACATGCCGGGCGCGGCTTCCTGGAGTTGGTCGATTCCCAAGCGGCGCAAGCGTTTTCGGACAGCTTGCTGGCACCGCTGCGGCACCATGACGAAACCGGCCGGGGCGAACTGGTCGCCTCACTGACCTGCTGGCTCGAACACCACGGTCATTGGGATCTGGCGTCCGCGCGGCTCGGCGTGCACCGGCACACCCTGCGCAACCGCGTACGCAAGGTCGCCGAACTGACCGGCCGTGACCTCGATTCCCCCGGTGTGCGCGCCGAATTCTGGCTCGCGCTGCAGGTCGCCGGGCGCTGA